In a genomic window of Thunnus thynnus chromosome 16, fThuThy2.1, whole genome shotgun sequence:
- the si:ch211-266g18.10 gene encoding axoneme-associated protein mst101(2) isoform X16 — translation MTEGDKSGPSSAASEPNAAAAAPPASSEKPKGLGLLNKLRVSVELMIALAALLSWVVVGVVMFDFVEYKAVPDIQQIITDPVQAVNDAVDEVSSLLNKFQECAPDLSDPMSAATYAADEIAEAKDGFVRYFSDEEGNFYLSYVDPVIIGRRAFHSTNDLVCGVVGSIRDTLCAIMDTIIDIILAINRGIIDLGFIDPVVIGRNVFSVTNDTVGVIMGYIQDALCFILDSVLDIMKDVQHSVGFSPMAVLKRTAEITTEQINMLVSYFSTLLMGEQGILPEVSIDPMKVVEDAVLEVSDKKDLFMAYISSMFVGDQGEPLATPVVDVVTEKDEISPADINLVRRKGEFLPPFEKVTEIMHAAKHEAVPAPEISEAPDSKMEEEEETEVPTEADGKETEEDDVKHAGLEETELEPSLKDEEILDAADSEEEKQEEAKEVDAVEEEEEEEEIKTEEDGAHMENEEEQEEEKEEGSVDTEKEEEDFKIEDDDNEQEEEEDIKTEEAEVKEEEELEEEEEAKTAENLVEYSEEEEETKTEEEVVEDEEDGEEEEEDEEEEEAAKTEEDFVEDEEEEEEEEEEAKAEEDFVEDEDEEKIEETKTEDEEEEEEEEEEEDGEEETKTEEGLGEEEEEEEEEEEEEETKLEEVLGQDEEEEEEEETKTEDMVEDEEEEEEEEEEEETKLAEALAQDEEEKESEEEEAITEEDVVEADEEEEEEEETEAAAATIDKDMETRDYDHEDDKEKDLHGDEDTDVKDQSVKTDWDDQALEEEDYKAVEEEKEEEKEPSVQHLHLEILSAEQLNDDSLVSESDDEDEEETMTSPHVHDKDEHADIVDDHDENNNNSENGKTEPKRKRKVHIPAERVRRVGSRAAHKEEHKQHDKVLKDAKERHAIKEVKDALMKDLKATEIEKEEKKENKTKVEKTVAIKPKEEKPKKEAKPEVKPTEKIPEKPKEEPQKKKVPKPSKEKKEVKKPSKEEKKEKKHLKEEKEAKKPPKEDKEVKKSPKEEKEVKKPLKEEKEVKKPLKEEKEVKKPPKEEKEVKKPPKEEKELKKPPKEEKEAKKLPKEEKEEKKPHKEEKEVKKPHRVEKEEKKHLKEEKEEKKPHKEEKEVKKPHRVEKEEKKHLEEEKEEKKPHKEEKEVKKPHRVEKEEKKHLKEEKEEKKPHKEEKEVKKPHRVEKEEKKHLKEEKEEKKPHKEEKEVKKPHRVEKEEKKHLKEEKEEKKPLKEEKEVKKPHRVEKEEKKHLKEEKEEKKPLKEEKEVKKPHRVEKEEKKHLKEEKEKKPPKEEKEVKKHLKEEKMPHNVTLFKKEREDKKPSKEETAEKKHVEKKEVKKPLKEEKEEKEAKKPSKEEKEDQKPSKEKKIQPSKKEREDEKALEEKRKMKEKVQKPSEKEKELKKLPKEEKEMKKPSAEEKPHRKEKEPTKKEKEPTELHKEEKEPAHPKVVHELKKHLREKEEELLHPKEEREPKKPSKEEKEPEKPPKKAKEVTKPPKEEKVVAKPPKVEPEKISKEKKQPVSKEVKEEKKERHLKEEVVPKKPSKEEKEPSKHPKMEEKERKGPTKKETEPKKLSKEEDREELSKEKKEVKISKVVKEVKKIHKEEHEPKKTSKKETEPTKPSKEEKEVKKAPKEDKEPAKKKDIKTEAKPQKAARGIKVVKKEVASVLKKEHLNVTKAAVEYKKPVKVLKAAKKHIIPVLKKEHMNVTKTEGREVTKVKAKPEPPKTKKVAAPKEPKKESKQKIKRKPGKPDIDEVKEKKKTIPTKKETEVSKPKVKPTPVHKDAEVTKEKAKHAPSKKEVPKEKAKAAPAKKEAAAPKEKPEPVILKKGHGGPARNASLVKEKVKIVPMKKDVKVAKEKVKAVFAKTTAEVSKQKPKPVHIKRETAPLRIKPSLVVKEAGAPQKNVSLTKEKAKVVPLKKEAVLKEKAKAKTSQKEHEAKPVHAKKEPEATKEKPKPAHEKKVAPSKSEETKKEKVKSLLRKKELETCKEKDKPAAVKKVMSKEKTKPVRVKKEDRVLKEIQESAKKEKSAEKKATKEEKVKAEPAVSDSFLMDEELPYFQCFFVDEDEAQFPFYAFSPL, via the exons ATGACTGAAG GGGACAAATCCGGCCCCTCGTCCGCCGCCAGTGAGCCCAATGCAGCAGCCGCAGCACCACCGGCGAGCTCTGAGAAACCTAAAGGTCTGGGGCTCCTCAATAAGCTGAGAGTGTCTGTGGAGCTGATGATTGCTCTGGCTGCTCTGCTGTCCTGGGTGGTGGTGGGAGTGGTGATGTTTGACTTTGTGGAGTACAAAGCAGTCCCTG ACATTCAGCAAATCATTACGGACCCTGTGCAAGCTGTAAATGATGCTGTTGATGAAGTATCCAGTCTGCTCAATAAGTTTCAAG AATGTGCGCCTGATTTAAGTGACCCCATGTCTGCTGCCACTTATGCGGCAGATGAAATAGCAGAAGCAAAGGATGGATTTGTTCGATATTTCTCAGATGAGGAGG GAAACTTCTACCTCAGCTACGTTGACCCTGTAATCATTGGCAGACGAGCTTTCCATTCAACTAATGACCTTGTGTGTGGAGTGGTGGGATCCATCAGGGACACACTCTGTGCTATCATGGATACTATAATTGATATTATATTGGCTATAAATAGAG gaATCATTGACCTTGGCTTCATCGACCCCGTGGTAATTGGCAGAAATGTCTTCAGTGTTACAAATGACACTGTGGGTGTAATAATGGGCTACATCCAGGATGCGCTCTGCTTCATTTTAGACAGTGTACTGGATATAATGAAAG ATGTCCAGCATTCTGTGGGATTCAGTCCTATGGCAGTCCTGAAGAGAACAGCAGAAATCACCACAGAACAGATTAACATGCTTGTGAGCTACTTCTCCACATTGCTGATGGGTGAACAAG GAATCTTGCCTGAGGTGTCCATTGACCCCATGAAAGTTGTTGAGGACGCTGTGTTGGAGGTCTCAGACAAGAAAGATTTGTTCATGGCTTATATATCAAGCATGTTCGTTGGTGATCAAG gTGAACCTCTTGCCACACCAGTTGTAGATGTAGTAACTGAAAAAg aTGAAATTTCTCCGGCTGATATTAATTTGGTCAGAAGGAAAG GTGAATTTCTGCCACCTTTCGAGAAAG TTACAGAGATCATGCACGCTGCCAAACATGAAGCTGTTCCTGCTCCAGAGATAAGTGAAGCCCCAGACTcaaagatggaggaggaggaggagactgaGGTTCCAACTGAAGCAGATGgcaaagagacagaggaagatgatg TGAAACATGCCGGCCTTGAAGAAACAGAACTCGAACCGTCACTGAAAGATGAGGAAATCCTTGATGCTGCTGACagtgaggaggagaaacaggaagaaGCAAAAGAGGTTGATGCtgtagaagaggaggaggaggaggaggagattaaAACAGAGGAGGATGGAGCACACATGGAAAatgaggaagagcaggaggaggaaaaagaggaaggaagtgTTGAcacagaaaaggaggaggaggacttcAAAATAGAGGATGATGACAacgaacaagaagaagaagaagatattaAAACAGAGGAGGCTGAAgtaaaggaagaggaggagctggaggaggaggaggaggccaaaACTGCAGAAAATTTGGTTGAatattcagaggaggaggaagaaacaaaaacagaagaagaggtggtagaagatgaggaggacggggaggaggaggaagaggatgaggaggaggaggaggcagccaAAACTGAAGAAGATTTTgtagaagatgaggaggaggaggaggaggaagaggaggaggccaaAGCTGAAGAAGATTTTGTagaagatgaggatgaggagaaaatagaagagacaaaaactgaagatgaggaggaggaggaggaggaggaggaggaggaagatggggAGGAGGAGACCAAAACTGAAGAAGGTttgggagaagaggaggaagaggaagaggaagaggaggaggaggaggagaccaAATTGGAAGAAGTTTTGGGacaagatgaggaggaagaggaggaggaggagacaaaaacagaagacatggttgaagatgaggaggaagaggaagaggaggaggaggaggaggagaccaAATTGGCAGAAGCTTTGGCAcaagatgaggaggagaaggagagtgaggaggaggaggcaatAACAGAAGAAGATGTTGTAGAGGCtgacgaggaggaagaggaggaggaggagactgaagctgctgctgccaccatTGATAAAGATATGGAGACCAGAGATTATGACCATGaagatgacaaagaaaaagatctTCATGGTGATGAAGATACTGATGTCAAAGATCAATCTGTAAAAACTGATTGGGACGATCAGGCTCTAGAGGAGGAAGATTATAAGGCAgtggaagaagagaaggaagaagaaaaagagccATCAGTCCAACATCTTCATCTTGAAATTCTGTCAGCTGAACAGCTCAATGATGACAGTTTAGTATCTGAAtctgatgatgaggatgaagaagaaaCGATGACTTCACCACATGTTCACGACAAAGACGAACACGCTGACATCGTCGATGATCACGatgagaacaacaacaacagcgaGAACGGGAAAACTGAACCTAAACGAAAGAGGAAGGTTCATATTCCCGCTGAGAGAGTCAGAAGAGTCGGATCCAGAGCTGCTCACAAAGaagaacacaaacaacatgataAAG TTCTCAAAGATGCAAAGGAAAGACACGCTATAAAAGAAGTTAAAGATGCCCTTATGAAAG ACCTAAAAGCCACAGAAAttgaaaaggaggagaaaaaggagaacaaaACCAAAGTTGAGAAAACCGTGGCGATAAAACCAAAGGAAGAAAAGCCAAAGAAGGAGGCCAAACCTGAGGTAAAACCTACTGAGAAGATACCAGAGAAGCCCAAAG AAGAACCCCAGAAGAAGAAAGTACCAAAGCCTTctaaggaaaagaaagaagtgaaGAAACCCTccaaagaagagaagaaggaaaagaagcatctaaaagaagagaaagaagccAAGAAACCACCTAAAGAAGATAAAGAAGTCAAGAAATCTCccaaagaagagaaagaagtcAAGAAACCActcaaagaagagaaagaagttaAGAAACCacttaaagaagaaaaagaagtcaAGAAACCTCccaaagaggagaaagaagtcAAGAAACCTCccaaagaggagaaagaattGAAGAAACCACccaaagaggagaaagaagccAAGAAACTACccaaagaagagaaagaggagaagaaacctcataaagaagagaaagaagtcAAGAAACCACATAGAgtagagaaagaggagaagaaacatctcaaagaagagaaagaggagaagaaacctcataaagaagagaaagaagtcAAGAAACCACATAGAgtagagaaagaggagaagaaacatctcgaagaagagaaagaggagaagaaacctcataaagaagagaaagaagtcAAGAAACCACATAGAgtagagaaagaggagaagaaacatctcaaagaagagaaagaagagaagaaacctcataaagaagagaaagaagtcAAGAAACCACATAGAgtagagaaagaggagaagaaacatctcaaagaagagaaagaggagaagaaacctcataaagaagagaaagaagtcAAGAAACCACATAGAgtagagaaagaggagaagaaacatctcaaagaagagaaagaggagaagaaacctcttaaagaagagaaagaagtcAAGAAACCACATAGAgtagagaaagaggagaagaaacatctcaaagaagagaaagaggagaagaaacctcttaaagaagagaaagaagtcAAGAAACCACATAGAgtagagaaagaggagaagaaacatctcaaagaagagaaagagaagaaacctcccaaagaagagaaagaagtgaAGAAACATCTCAAAGAAGAGAAGATGCCACACAACGTGACACTTTTCAAGAAGGAGAGGGAAGACAAGAAGCCTTCTAAGGAAGAGACAGCGGAGAAGAAGCATGTggagaaaaaagaagtgaagaaaCCTCtaaaagaagagaaggaggaaaaagaagcGAAGAAGCCCTctaaagaagagaaagaagatcAAAAGCCatctaaagaaaagaaaatacagccgtccaagaaagagagggaagacgAGAAGGCTCttgaagaaaagagaaaaatgaaggaaaaagttCAAAAGCCTTCCGAAAAGGAAAAAGAACTGAAGAAGCTTCctaaagaagagaaagaaatgaagaaacCTTCTGCGGAGGAAAAACCTCACCGAAAAGAGAAAGAACCaactaaaaaggaaaaagaaccAACAGAACTCcacaaagaagagaaagaacCAGCACATCCTAAAGTGGTACATGAACTCAAAAAGCATctcagagaaaaggaggaagaattACTGCAtccaaaagaagaaagagaaccAAAGAAGCcctcaaaagaagaaaaagaaccaGAAAAACCACCTAAGAAGGCCAAAGAAGTAACAAAGCCTCcaaaagaagagaaagtagTAGCAAAACCTCCAAAAGTAGAACCAGAAAAGATctcaaaagagaagaaacaaccAGTTTCTAAAGAggtgaaagaggaaaagaaagagaggcaTCTCAAAGAAGAGGTAGTACCAAAGAAACCAtctaaagaagaaaaagagccTTCAAAACATcctaaaatggaagaaaaagaaagaaaagggcCTACCAAAAAAGAGACAGAACCAAAGAAGCTGtctaaagaagaagacagagaggaactgtccaaagaaaagaaagaggttAAGATTTCTAAAGTAGTAAAAGAGGTCAAGAAGATTCACAAAGAAGAACATGAACCAAAGAAGACCTCTAAGAAGGAAACTGAACCAACAAAGCCTTctaaagaggagaaagaagtcAAGAAGGCTCCCAAAGAAGACAAAGAACCTGCAAAGAAGAAAGACATTAAGACAG aagctaaaccCCAAAAGGCTGCAAGAGGAATTAAAGTAGTCAAGAAGGAGGTTGCATCTGTCCTGAAGAAGGAACATCTTAATGTAACAAAAGCAG CTGTTGAATACAAGAAGCCTGTAAAGGTCCTGAAAGCTGCTAAAAAGCACATAATCCCTGTCCTGAAAAAGGAACATATGAATGTCACAAAAACAG AGGGTCGTGAAGTTACTAAGGTGAAAGCCAAACCAGAACCtccaaagacaaagaaag TGGCAGCTCCCAAGGAGCCCAAGAaggaatcaaaacaaaaaatcaaacgTAAACCTGGAAAACCTG ATATTGATGAagtgaaggaaaagaaaaaaacaatcccAACAAAGAAAG AAACTGAAGTTTCTAAACCAAAGGTCAAACCTACACCTGTTCATAAAG ATGCTGAAGTTACCAAAGAAAAAGCCAAACATGCTCCTTCAAAGAAGG AAGTTCCAAAGGAAAAGGCCAAAGCAGCTCCGGCTAAGAAAG AGGCAGCTGCTCCAAAAGAAAAGCCTGAGCCAGTTATCTTGAAAAAAG GACATGGAGGCCCTGCCAGAAATGCCTCCCTGGTGAAAGAGAAAGTCAAAATAGTGCCTATGAAGAAAG ATGTCAAGGTGGCAAAGGAGAAAGTCAAAGCAGTATTTGCAAAGACAA cagCTGAGGTTTCAAAACAGAAGCCCAAACCAGTTCATATAAAGAGGG AAACTGCTCCACTCAGGATAAAACCATCTCTGGTAGTCAAAG AAGCAGGAGCCCCACAGAAAAATGTCTCTCTAACAAAGGAAAAAGCGAAGGTGGTGCCATTGAAGAAAG AAGCTGTTCTGAAAGAAAAGGCAAAAGCAAAAACTTCACAGAAAG AACATGAGGCTAAGCCAGTTCATGCCAAAAAAG AGCCGGAGGCTACAAAGGAGAAGCCTAAACCAGCTCATGAAAAGAAAG taGCTCCTTCTAAAtcagaggaaacaaagaaagaaaaggtcaAATCACTCCTAAGGAAAAAAG AACTGGAGACTtgtaaagaaaaagacaaacctGCTGCAGTGAAGAAAG TCATGTCTAAGGAAAAGACCAAACCAGTCCGTGTGAAGAAAG AAGACAGAGTTCTTAAAGAGATACAGGAGTCGGCAAAGAAAG aaaaatcTGCTGAGAAGAAAGCTACCAAAGAGGAAAAAGTAAAAG CAGAGCCGGCTGTATCAGACAGCTTTCTTATGGATG AAGAGCTGCCCTACTTCCAGTGTTTCTTTGTGGACGAGGATGAGGCCCAGTTTCCATTCTATGCCTTCTCACCATTGTAG